From the genome of Ziziphus jujuba cultivar Dongzao chromosome 6, ASM3175591v1, one region includes:
- the LOC132804260 gene encoding uncharacterized protein LOC132804260, whose amino-acid sequence MDPRNVRLGATTDGFNPFSNMSTSYSMWPVMLVPYNLPPWKCMKETFSMMSLLIPGPTAPGKDIDVYLRPMINELKDLWTNGVTTYEISKKERFTMHAAVLWTIHDFPAYGTLSGWSTKGYKACPTCNEDTSSQALRSKICYMGHRRYLSINHAWRNNRQYDGKPERRLVPRQFSGAEILQQLDRTIESRSGKHPNNVDKKRKRAACKSKDTDKARMDLKDLNIRKELHLQETGGKNVNIKDGKISGLKTHDSHVLFQQLFPVGIRPYIKKEVCGTIIEICMFFQKLCARTLSVSDLDMLQKGIILTLCKLERIFPPAFFDIMVHLAVHLPYEAKMAGSVHTRWMYPFESRPERNKDGENQIASTLSVFTQPVNLLGKPQFVELKDDDYKKAHCEHTKLLQNRSVTSILQVQEKEFPQWFEQRIKYFSRCKYPMVTDELYSLACGLDYGIRSYSGCVVNGVRYRTKVRDDRRVTQNCGIWVVGDHDGESCDFYGVIEGILVLDYRSKHSVVLFRCAWFDTNVKKKKMITEFQITSINVTSYWYKIDPFVLASQAKQVFYMDDYKMGQHWKVVRKVHHRHLWDFPNRLDEGDDHGDSFEVYELDAYHENDSMDIQNLFESIDIERLNREDIDPIEINLKNSGTENEDNGEYNEETDNDSEDELLSNGETGEDTDSFA is encoded by the exons ATGGATCCTCGTAATGTCCGGCTAGGTGCTACCACTGATGGATTTAATCCTTTTAGTAACATGAGTACTTCGTATAGCATGTGGCCAGTGATGTTAGTGCCTTATAACCTGCCACCTTGGAAGTGCATGAAAGAGACTTTTTCGATGATGTCACTATTAATACCAGGCCCAACGGCACCTGGAAAAGACATTGATGTGTACTTACGGCCTATGATTAATGAATTGAAAGATCTATGGACAAATGGTGTCACCACTTATGAAATCTCTAAAAAGGAGAGGTTTACAATGCATGCAGCAGTGTTGTGGACAATACATGACTTTCCAGCATATGGAACACTTTCTGGATGGAGTACCAAAGGATACAAAGCATGTCCGACTTGTAATGAAGACACTTCTTCCCAAGCTTTAAGAAGTAAGATTTGTTACATGGGACATCGTCGATATTTATCCATAAATCATGCATGGAGAAATAATCGACAATATGATGGAAAGCCTGAACGAAGGTTAGTTCCAAGGCAGTTTTCAGGAGCTGAAATATTACAACAGTTAGATAGGACAATTGAGAGCAGATCGGGGAAACATCCTAACAATGtggataaaaagagaaaacgtGCTGCCT GTAAGTCGAAGGATACTGACAAGGCACGTATGGATTTAAAGGATCTGAATATTCGAAAAGAATTGCATTTACAAGAAACTGGAGGTAAA aatgtgAACATTAAGGATGGTAAGATATCAGGTTTGAAAACTCATGATAGTCATGTTCTTTTTCAACAACTTTTTCCCGTGGGTATAAGACCTTACATTAAGAAAGAGGTTTGTGGAACAATTATTGAAATATGCATGTTCTTCCAAAAACTTTGTGCACGAACTCTATCTGTTTCAgacttggatatgttacaaaaGGGGATAATACTTACATTGTGTAAATTGGAAAGAATATTCCCTCCAGCCTTTTTTGATATAATGGTTCATCTAGCAGTTCACCTACCATATGAGGCAAAAATGGCAGGATCAGTACATACTCGTTGGATGTATCCTTTTGAAAG TCGGCCAGAACGTAATAAAGATGGTGAGAATCAGATTGCTTCGACTTTGTCAGTATTCACTCAACCTGTGAACTTGTTGGGGAAACCTCAATTTGTTGAACTGAAAGATGATGATTATAAAAAAGCTCATTG tGAGCACACCAAACTATTGCAAAACAGGAGTGTCACAAGTATTCTGCAGgtacaagaaaaggaatttccaCAATGGTTTGAACAAAgg ATAAAATATTTCAGTAGATGTAAATATCCAATGGTAACTGATGAGTTGTACTCACTAGCATGTGGTCTTGATTATGGAATAAGATCATATAGTGGATGTGTAGTAAATGGAGTTCGATATCGCACAAAAGTTCGTGATGATAGGCGTGTCActcaaaattgtggaatttgggTTGTAGGTGATCATGATGGTGAATCTTGTGACTTTTATGGGGTAATAGAAGGCATTCTTGTGTTAGACTATAGGTCCAAACACTCTGTTGTACTTTTTAGATGTGCATGGTTTGACacaaatgtgaaaaagaaaaagatgatcacAGAGTTTCAAATCACAAGCATTAATGTCACTTCATATTGGTATAAGATCGACCCTTTTGTCCTTGCCTCACAAGCTAAACAAGTGTTTTACATGGATGATTACAAGATGGGTCAACATTGGAAAGTGGTTCGAAAGGTGCATCACCGTCATCTGTGGGATTTTCCAAACCGATTAGATGAAGGTGATGATCATGGTGATTCATTTGAAGTTTATGAGTTGGATGCTTATCACGAAAATGATTCAATGgacattcaaaatttatttgaatcaattgatATTGAACGTCTTAATCGTGAAGATATTGAcccaatagaaattaatttgaaga atagtggcACAGAGAATGAAGATAATGGGGAGTACAATGAGGAAACCGACAATGATAGTGAAGATGAGTTGTTAAGTAATGGTGAAACCGGTGAGGATACTGACTCATttgcataa